The proteins below are encoded in one region of Methanolacinia paynteri:
- a CDS encoding nitrogenase component 1, which translates to MNSNRSLSNTSRYNGCSVSGALSVSAFIRDAVSIVHGPAGCAHQASSLFHSTMIANERFDIPYIYTSGLLEEQIIFGGENRLRESISEALSYDPSVVFVIGTCISETIGDDIDSVCTDAWEVPVINLNTSGFLGDSFERGFLNAIKGASELITASDEKTLSANIIGEKNLEFEVEENYSEIRRLLGLLGIDINIRFVRDITTEDIPNFCRGSLNIIREDPSGVLTQFFAEKTGIPSIPRFPSGTSDTLNFLEEAGRLLNLPWAEAVAREKEYQRSVFEEFSDLGDERIAFDSFGFQDADTQFFTDIAKNTGIKIDPDGTVIPIPLTAPVGTTGIRRMLREWRRFIDA; encoded by the coding sequence ATGAACTCGAATCGCTCTCTCTCAAATACATCAAGATATAACGGCTGCTCGGTCTCAGGCGCACTTTCGGTCTCTGCATTCATAAGAGATGCGGTGAGCATAGTCCACGGTCCGGCCGGCTGCGCACACCAGGCATCATCTCTCTTTCACTCCACAATGATTGCAAACGAACGTTTTGATATCCCCTACATCTACACCAGCGGCCTCCTGGAAGAGCAGATAATCTTCGGTGGAGAGAACAGGCTGAGGGAATCGATATCAGAGGCCCTTTCGTATGATCCTTCAGTTGTCTTCGTAATCGGCACATGCATATCGGAGACTATAGGCGATGATATAGATTCGGTATGCACCGACGCATGGGAAGTTCCGGTTATCAACCTCAATACTTCAGGATTCCTCGGAGATTCATTTGAAAGAGGTTTTTTAAATGCGATCAAAGGGGCGTCTGAGCTGATAACTGCCAGTGATGAAAAGACTCTCTCGGCAAATATCATCGGTGAAAAAAATCTTGAATTCGAGGTTGAAGAGAATTATTCAGAGATCAGGCGTCTCCTCGGTCTGCTCGGCATAGATATTAACATACGATTTGTAAGGGATATCACCACAGAAGACATACCAAATTTTTGCAGGGGGTCCCTGAATATAATCAGGGAGGACCCTTCAGGCGTTCTTACACAATTTTTTGCTGAGAAGACAGGTATTCCGTCCATACCCAGGTTCCCGTCAGGAACCTCGGATACGCTCAACTTCCTGGAGGAAGCCGGAAGACTCCTCAATCTCCCATGGGCGGAAGCCGTCGCGAGGGAGAAGGAATACCAGCGATCGGTTTTCGAAGAGTTTTCAGACCTGGGAGATGAGAGAATCGCATTCGATTCTTTCGGGTTTCAGGACGCCGATACGCAATTTTTCACAGATATAGCCAAAAATACCGGGATAAAAATTGATCCCGACGGGACAGTCATCCCAATACCCTTAACAGCCCCGGTGGGAACAACGGGAATCAGGAGAATGCTCAGGGAATGGAGGCGGTTTATAGATGCATGA
- a CDS encoding nitrogenase component 1 codes for MHERCISPVWPCAMVGAASCMAGIRDLGVIIHGSAGCYNYAEMAIPDPLNCTYLIEDEIVFGTEARLRETAGALSQIYDRIAVINTCVPSITGEDLEQFLEDYNAIVLDLPGFSGDFDTGYQKALETLEIIPDSEREGVNISGVCSTDPFSGGNLAEAVRLFHLAGIKSAAVYCRDTFESIRSPAEHGISVNPDYDPRTVTSPGSILGIEELIKAFCIIQNFFQEADIDPVISEAEEAEERIVKACDKYLRKNDPPRTAVFSTRSYAEFAVKSLVKYLDAEIVFTGLRNSEEFSIQNIPSGKAVDIRMIREKISTEEPDLILGSSFENVVSPKTPFVGITFPQRSRVVLHNKPVAGTEGALVFIGDVLNSLR; via the coding sequence ATGCATGAAAGGTGCATAAGCCCTGTCTGGCCCTGCGCAATGGTCGGGGCTGCATCCTGCATGGCGGGAATACGGGACCTCGGGGTTATTATTCACGGCTCTGCGGGCTGCTATAACTATGCAGAGATGGCAATACCGGATCCGCTGAACTGTACGTATCTCATAGAGGATGAGATCGTCTTCGGCACTGAGGCAAGGCTCAGGGAGACGGCAGGTGCCTTATCACAGATTTATGACAGGATTGCTGTCATCAATACATGCGTCCCCTCGATCACCGGAGAAGACCTCGAACAGTTCCTTGAAGACTATAATGCGATTGTCTTAGATCTTCCCGGATTTTCAGGGGACTTTGACACCGGTTATCAAAAAGCTCTTGAAACTCTGGAAATAATCCCTGATTCAGAAAGGGAAGGTGTAAATATATCCGGAGTCTGTTCCACAGATCCATTTTCAGGAGGGAACCTGGCGGAGGCTGTAAGGCTCTTTCACCTCGCAGGGATCAAATCTGCGGCAGTATACTGCCGTGACACCTTCGAATCGATCAGGTCGCCGGCAGAACATGGTATATCGGTAAACCCCGATTATGATCCACGGACAGTTACCTCTCCCGGGTCTATTCTCGGCATAGAGGAACTGATAAAAGCATTTTGTATAATTCAAAATTTCTTTCAGGAGGCCGATATCGATCCCGTTATTTCGGAGGCCGAAGAAGCCGAAGAGAGAATCGTTAAGGCATGTGACAAATACCTGAGAAAAAACGACCCCCCACGGACTGCAGTCTTCTCGACGAGGTCGTACGCGGAATTCGCCGTAAAGTCGCTGGTGAAATATCTCGACGCCGAGATCGTATTTACAGGGCTGCGAAACTCCGAAGAATTTTCGATCCAGAATATTCCTTCGGGAAAAGCGGTCGACATCAGGATGATAAGAGAAAAGATATCAACCGAGGAGCCGGATCTCATTCTCGGCTCTTCTTTTGAAAATGTAGTCTCTCCCAAAACTCCCTTCGTCGGGATTACATTTCCGCAGAGAAGCAGAGTTGTGCTTCATAACAAACCTGTTGCAGGAACGGAAGGAGCGCTTGTCTTTATCGGGGATGTGCTCAATTCTTTGAGATAA
- a CDS encoding NifB/NifX family molybdenum-iron cluster-binding protein, with product MEKVAIAGKNDGSLYDDISENFGRCSAFCIAEIESGRIVSASGVRNSSADFPGSAGTMAAGQVLNMGVSAVVAGRFGPGSTLVLHRSGVRQYEIRDMAIRDGLDLLLEGQVECLDCSEILENMILQNSFRKGNRMNWTNLKRGEEHYICPDCGCMMPKKITGGEEDMVCPNCGNKMN from the coding sequence ATGGAAAAGGTTGCAATTGCTGGTAAAAATGACGGAAGTCTCTATGATGACATATCTGAAAATTTCGGGAGATGCTCTGCGTTTTGTATCGCAGAAATAGAATCGGGCAGGATTGTATCTGCTTCAGGCGTCAGAAATTCTTCAGCGGATTTTCCGGGAAGTGCAGGAACGATGGCTGCCGGCCAGGTGCTGAATATGGGAGTTTCTGCAGTTGTTGCAGGAAGATTCGGGCCGGGCTCCACACTTGTTCTGCACAGGTCCGGTGTCAGGCAATATGAGATAAGAGATATGGCTATACGGGATGGTTTGGATCTCCTCCTTGAAGGCCAGGTTGAATGCCTTGATTGTTCGGAGATTCTTGAAAATATGATCCTGCAGAACAGCTTCAGAAAGGGAAACAGGATGAACTGGACAAATCTTAAGCGGGGGGAAGAGCATTATATCTGCCCTGACTGCGGGTGCATGATGCCCAAAAAAATTACCGGCGGAGAAGAAGATATGGTCTGTCCAAACTGCGGCAACAAAATGAACTGA
- a CDS encoding CDP-alcohol phosphatidyltransferase family protein, whose translation MTLDSYRNSVSWIVKPTARAMVRLRFTPDSCTIIAFIAAVVAGYFYYKTDIVLGTVFVFLNAFFDAIDGSIARELNTASPRGDFLDHVLDRYADIVIICGIFAGDLCPWPIGVFALTGVLMSSYLGTQAQAVGAGRFYGGILGRADRLVLLIAGGVIAVIYPLNFAGLGIFGWLMVLFGTLGHFTAIQRFVHVWKSLNNN comes from the coding sequence ATGACTCTTGACAGCTACAGAAATAGTGTTTCGTGGATCGTAAAACCTACGGCGCGTGCAATGGTCCGGCTGAGATTTACGCCGGACAGCTGCACGATAATCGCATTTATTGCAGCTGTAGTGGCCGGGTATTTCTATTACAAAACTGATATCGTCCTTGGAACAGTTTTTGTATTTCTCAACGCCTTTTTTGATGCCATCGACGGTTCCATTGCCAGAGAGCTGAACACCGCCTCGCCGCGGGGGGATTTCCTCGATCATGTCCTCGACCGTTATGCCGATATAGTTATCATCTGCGGAATATTTGCAGGAGATCTGTGTCCATGGCCGATTGGTGTTTTTGCACTGACAGGCGTGCTGATGTCTTCATATCTCGGAACACAGGCGCAGGCGGTGGGTGCCGGGAGATTCTACGGAGGAATCCTCGGGCGGGCGGACAGGCTCGTCCTGCTGATCGCGGGCGGAGTAATCGCAGTCATTTATCCCCTGAATTTTGCAGGCCTCGGTATATTCGGGTGGCTGATGGTATTATTCGGGACCTTAGGTCATTTCACTGCAATCCAGAGATTTGTTCATGTCTGGAAGAGCCTGAATAACAATTGA
- a CDS encoding adenylate kinase family protein: MMTCISGIPGTGKSSVSAVLKRMGYDVVLQNDTTGNYFICDDPDRDTAVIDEDLWASEFRPVDGIVEGHLTHLLECDRLVILRCRPDVLKERLVLRGYSSEKVRENVEAEALDTILIEALENHKEDIILELDTTERTPEEIATEIDDFIHGRRGADFGNTDWSEYLGTMI; encoded by the coding sequence ATGATGACCTGCATATCCGGGATTCCCGGTACGGGAAAATCTTCGGTATCGGCAGTTCTTAAGAGGATGGGGTATGATGTCGTTCTCCAGAACGATACAACCGGGAATTATTTCATCTGCGACGATCCCGATAGGGATACTGCGGTCATAGATGAAGACTTATGGGCCTCTGAGTTCAGGCCTGTCGACGGGATAGTCGAAGGCCACCTCACCCACCTCCTCGAATGCGACCGACTGGTGATTCTCAGGTGCAGGCCGGACGTTCTTAAGGAAAGGCTGGTTCTTCGCGGCTATTCTTCCGAAAAGGTCCGTGAAAACGTCGAAGCCGAAGCCCTGGATACGATCCTGATCGAAGCACTTGAAAACCATAAAGAAGATATAATACTCGAATTAGATACAACTGAAAGGACTCCTGAAGAGATTGCGACAGAAATCGATGATTTCATTCATGGCAGACGGGGGGCGGATTTCGGCAATACGGACTGGTCGGAATACCTGGGAACGATGATATGA
- the hisC gene encoding histidinol-phosphate transaminase, whose amino-acid sequence MKDLIRPVYNAGGYVFATKAADIARSAGYERPARLASNENPYPPPPGVLEPAGAALQNANRYPDECSLNLRSALKEKFGDFSYVSGVGMDGVIETVIRTTIGKGDKVVVSTPTFSFYRLAAQAYGGEVIDVPRNDVFSVDTGRLSDEAADSGAKLIFLCSPNNPTGNVIPICDVEKILKSIDGMLFLDNAYVDFCDEDYIPLMNKYDNLIIGRTMSKYYALAGMRVGFGIVPGWFEEYYERAQTPFVLNTVSMAAAAAALRNDLYTARYLSTVREWRERFINESPYPTSGGGANFVMFDVSPYKGDEVVEMLARKGVIIRSCASFPGLGDHYIRVSIGEPWENEIFLKELNSL is encoded by the coding sequence ATGAAAGATCTGATAAGGCCGGTCTATAATGCCGGCGGATATGTCTTTGCAACGAAAGCGGCCGATATTGCACGATCCGCCGGATATGAAAGGCCCGCGAGGCTTGCAAGCAATGAAAATCCATATCCTCCTCCTCCCGGGGTTCTTGAACCTGCGGGAGCAGCTCTTCAGAATGCTAACAGGTATCCCGATGAGTGCTCCCTGAATCTGAGATCAGCACTGAAGGAGAAGTTCGGGGATTTCAGTTATGTCTCAGGAGTCGGAATGGACGGAGTGATCGAGACCGTTATCCGCACTACCATCGGCAAAGGCGATAAAGTGGTCGTGAGCACCCCGACATTCTCTTTCTACCGGCTCGCAGCCCAGGCATACGGGGGAGAAGTTATTGATGTCCCACGGAATGATGTTTTTTCGGTAGATACAGGAAGGCTTTCGGACGAAGCGGCGGATTCGGGCGCGAAACTGATCTTTCTCTGCTCCCCAAACAACCCGACCGGCAATGTTATTCCTATATGTGATGTGGAAAAGATCCTCAAATCGATCGACGGGATGCTCTTCCTCGACAACGCCTATGTAGATTTCTGTGACGAGGACTACATTCCGCTTATGAATAAATATGACAACCTCATAATCGGCCGGACGATGTCGAAGTACTACGCTCTGGCAGGTATGAGAGTTGGTTTCGGGATCGTTCCCGGGTGGTTTGAAGAATACTACGAAAGGGCACAGACTCCTTTCGTCCTGAACACGGTCTCAATGGCAGCCGCCGCCGCAGCGCTCAGGAACGACTTGTATACTGCCAGGTATCTCTCGACCGTCAGGGAGTGGAGGGAGCGTTTTATCAACGAATCCCCGTATCCTACCTCGGGCGGCGGTGCGAACTTCGTGATGTTCGACGTCTCCCCGTATAAAGGAGACGAGGTTGTTGAGATGCTCGCACGGAAGGGAGTGATTATCAGGTCGTGTGCGAGTTTCCCTGGACTGGGAGACCACTATATCCGCGTCAGCATCGGCGAGCCCTGGGAGAACGAGATCTTCTTAAAGGAACTGAATTCCTTATGA
- a CDS encoding aspartate aminotransferase family protein, whose protein sequence is MEEKMNSKELDSLYYMQAFGRDLKIVKGQGCYVWDDSGKKYLDCVAGIAVCSTGHCNPAVTEAICKQAKELIHISNLFYVPNQAELAERLVKISGIKGGRAFFSNSGAEANEGAIKLARIRTGRKKFVAFKDCFHGRTCASLALTYKPAIREPFEPLEPKCTFIEYGDLDALEKAVDDDTAGVILEGVLGEAGVVPAPEGFLEGVRKICDEKGALMICDEVQTGMGRTGKWFYYQNTGATPDIVSMAKGIASGLPMGAIIAREGLSFNRSEHGSTFAGGPIVCAAALATLDAIEGVLPSIPEKAERFRKGLAEFNPRVCGLMIGITLGEERCAEVAAKCREMGVLVNCAGHGNIRLVPPLVISDDEIDEAVRVISEAIKN, encoded by the coding sequence ATGGAAGAAAAAATGAATTCAAAGGAACTTGACAGCCTTTATTATATGCAGGCCTTCGGGCGCGACCTGAAGATCGTCAAAGGTCAGGGCTGTTATGTATGGGACGATTCGGGGAAGAAATATCTCGACTGCGTGGCCGGAATTGCGGTATGCAGCACGGGCCACTGCAACCCTGCGGTGACCGAGGCCATATGCAAACAGGCAAAGGAGCTTATTCACATCTCCAACCTGTTCTATGTCCCGAACCAGGCTGAGCTTGCGGAAAGGCTCGTGAAGATCTCGGGCATTAAGGGAGGGCGTGCATTCTTCTCCAACTCGGGGGCTGAGGCAAACGAAGGCGCAATCAAGCTGGCCAGAATCCGCACAGGAAGGAAGAAGTTCGTTGCATTCAAAGACTGCTTCCATGGCCGTACATGCGCATCGCTCGCACTTACTTACAAGCCCGCTATACGCGAGCCCTTCGAACCCCTCGAGCCCAAATGCACATTCATCGAGTATGGCGATCTCGATGCACTGGAAAAAGCGGTCGATGACGATACTGCTGGTGTGATTCTTGAGGGCGTGCTTGGAGAGGCGGGTGTAGTTCCCGCGCCTGAAGGATTCCTTGAAGGCGTCCGTAAAATATGCGACGAAAAAGGTGCGCTTATGATCTGCGATGAGGTCCAGACCGGCATGGGGCGGACAGGGAAATGGTTCTATTACCAAAATACCGGTGCGACTCCGGATATCGTCTCGATGGCCAAGGGTATCGCCAGCGGACTTCCTATGGGTGCCATAATCGCACGTGAAGGCCTGTCGTTCAACAGGAGCGAGCACGGCAGCACCTTTGCAGGCGGCCCTATAGTCTGTGCCGCTGCCCTTGCAACCCTCGATGCAATAGAAGGAGTGCTTCCTTCAATTCCCGAAAAAGCGGAGAGGTTCAGGAAGGGTCTTGCTGAGTTTAATCCCCGTGTGTGCGGTCTCATGATCGGGATCACTCTCGGGGAGGAGAGGTGTGCGGAAGTTGCGGCGAAATGCCGGGAGATGGGCGTTCTCGTAAACTGCGCAGGCCATGGCAATATCCGTCTGGTCCCCCCGCTTGTAATCAGCGATGACGAGATCGACGAAGCGGTCCGTGTTATCAGCGAAGCAATAAAGAACTAA
- the guaA gene encoding glutamine-hydrolyzing GMP synthase, translating into MVNTEKFIEQAIAEIREKSNGKKVVMALSGGVDSSVCAELARRAIGENLISIYVDTGLMRKGETERIRELFSDLNLQVVEAGDEFFGALKGVIDPEKKRKVIGEKFIRIFEREAKKTKAAYLLQGTIYPDIIESEGGIKSHHNVGGLPYDIDFEGLIEPLIDLYKDEVRDVAGALGLPAEIQHRMPFPGPGLAVRCLGEVTPEKVEIAREANAIAEEELVEQFRPWQCFAAVIGLGTGVKGDVRLHGWIVAVRAVHSRDAMTADAIELPWPVMHKISSRITAEIHGVSRVVYDITPKPPATIEYE; encoded by the coding sequence ATGGTAAATACAGAGAAATTTATCGAACAGGCGATTGCCGAAATAAGGGAAAAATCCAACGGGAAAAAGGTTGTAATGGCGCTTTCGGGCGGTGTCGACTCGTCGGTCTGCGCCGAGCTTGCAAGAAGGGCGATCGGTGAGAACCTGATCTCGATCTACGTTGATACGGGACTCATGCGCAAAGGTGAGACCGAGAGGATCAGGGAACTGTTCTCGGATCTCAACCTGCAGGTTGTCGAAGCAGGGGATGAGTTCTTCGGGGCGCTTAAGGGAGTCATTGATCCGGAGAAGAAGAGGAAGGTTATCGGCGAGAAGTTCATCCGAATCTTCGAGCGCGAGGCGAAGAAGACAAAGGCTGCATATCTTCTCCAGGGGACGATATACCCGGACATCATCGAGAGCGAGGGCGGAATCAAAAGCCACCACAATGTAGGCGGACTTCCGTATGATATCGACTTCGAGGGCCTGATCGAACCGCTGATCGATCTATACAAGGATGAGGTAAGGGATGTTGCAGGCGCTCTCGGTCTCCCGGCGGAGATCCAGCACAGGATGCCCTTCCCCGGGCCGGGGCTTGCGGTGAGATGCCTGGGCGAAGTTACGCCTGAAAAGGTTGAAATTGCCCGTGAGGCGAATGCGATCGCGGAAGAGGAGCTCGTAGAGCAGTTCAGGCCGTGGCAGTGTTTTGCAGCAGTCATCGGGCTTGGAACCGGAGTTAAGGGCGATGTCCGTCTTCATGGCTGGATTGTTGCCGTTCGTGCAGTCCATTCGCGTGATGCGATGACCGCCGATGCGATCGAGCTCCCGTGGCCGGTCATGCATAAGATCTCGTCCAGGATCACGGCAGAGATTCACGGCGTGTCCCGTGTTGTATATGACATCACTCCAAAACCACCGGCGACAATAGAATACGAGTGA
- the pyrG gene encoding glutamine hydrolyzing CTP synthase produces the protein MKYIFVTGGVMSGLGKGITTASIGRLLKNRGYGVTAVKIDPYLNIDAGTMNPAQHGEVFVLKDGGEVDLDLGNYERFLDINLSSDHNITTGRVYQAVIEKERRGDYLGATVQIIPHITNQIKDCIRKAANNPLEDGAIADMCLVEVGGTVGDIESMPFLEAVRQMHGEVAPDEMILVHVTLVPVDTMGDHKTKPTQHSVKALRELGLHPDIIVGRSDIVMDPGTKRKISEFCDVSQRAVISAATACDIYEVPMELEKEGLADVVADLLNLEKREADNEWYRVVSKEYTNRVTIAIVSKYGIEDVYISIKEALKHAGRKLSTEVRIKWIDAETYETHDLADVDGILVPGGFGIRGIEGKLAAIKYARENKIPYLGLCLGFQTAVIEFCRDVLGWTDSVSEEWGDGRHVIAILPEQEDVHDLGGTMRLGDCEIDISPKSRIYDLYGSKKIIERHRHRYEVNPEYIDEIEKAGLKFTGRCGNRMEVCEIENGSFFLATQFHPEFKSTPTRPSPPYVGFVEACLENSRAKK, from the coding sequence TTGAAATACATATTCGTAACCGGCGGAGTAATGAGCGGTCTTGGGAAGGGAATCACGACCGCTTCCATTGGAAGGCTTTTGAAAAACCGTGGATACGGGGTGACGGCGGTCAAGATCGATCCGTATCTAAATATAGATGCGGGAACGATGAACCCCGCCCAGCACGGAGAAGTTTTCGTCCTGAAGGACGGAGGAGAGGTGGATCTCGATCTTGGAAACTACGAACGTTTTCTTGATATAAACCTCTCTTCGGATCACAACATCACTACAGGCAGAGTCTACCAGGCGGTTATCGAAAAGGAGAGGCGCGGGGATTATCTCGGGGCGACCGTCCAGATCATCCCGCATATAACAAACCAGATCAAGGACTGCATCAGGAAGGCAGCTAACAATCCTCTTGAAGACGGGGCAATTGCCGACATGTGCCTTGTTGAGGTTGGCGGAACAGTAGGCGATATAGAGAGCATGCCATTCCTCGAGGCGGTCCGCCAGATGCACGGGGAGGTTGCGCCCGACGAGATGATCCTCGTGCACGTGACGCTCGTTCCCGTGGACACGATGGGAGACCACAAGACGAAACCAACCCAGCACTCGGTAAAGGCGCTCAGGGAGCTTGGTCTTCATCCGGACATTATCGTGGGAAGAAGCGATATCGTAATGGACCCGGGGACAAAGAGAAAGATCTCCGAGTTCTGCGATGTTTCACAGCGTGCGGTTATATCAGCTGCAACCGCCTGCGACATATATGAGGTCCCGATGGAACTTGAAAAGGAGGGCCTTGCGGATGTCGTGGCAGATCTCCTTAATCTTGAAAAGAGGGAGGCGGACAACGAATGGTACCGTGTAGTCAGTAAAGAGTACACAAACCGCGTAACCATCGCGATTGTCAGCAAGTACGGGATCGAGGACGTATATATCAGCATAAAAGAGGCTCTTAAACATGCCGGACGGAAACTGTCAACCGAGGTTCGCATAAAGTGGATCGACGCTGAGACATATGAGACACACGATCTTGCAGACGTCGACGGCATCCTTGTTCCCGGAGGATTTGGGATAAGAGGAATTGAAGGGAAGCTTGCCGCGATAAAGTATGCGAGAGAGAATAAGATCCCGTACCTCGGGCTTTGTCTAGGATTCCAGACCGCTGTCATAGAGTTCTGCCGCGATGTCCTGGGATGGACCGATTCCGTCTCCGAGGAATGGGGTGACGGCAGGCATGTAATTGCCATCCTTCCGGAGCAGGAGGATGTCCATGACCTCGGTGGAACTATGCGGCTCGGTGACTGCGAGATCGATATCAGTCCCAAATCGAGAATATATGATCTCTACGGCTCAAAGAAGATCATCGAACGCCACAGGCACCGTTACGAGGTCAATCCCGAGTATATCGACGAGATAGAGAAGGCAGGGCTGAAGTTTACGGGAAGATGCGGAAACAGGATGGAAGTCTGCGAGATAGAAAACGGAAGCTTCTTCCTCGCGACACAGTTCCATCCGGAGTTCAAATCAACCCCGACAAGGCCGTCACCGCCATATGTCGGCTTTGTGGAGGCATGCCTCGAAAACAGCAGGGCAAAAAAGTAA
- a CDS encoding PaaI family thioesterase — MTYIEDLESIGRKANPYFCLMGIDPVTYGDGRAELTMEIRPDMLNGVGWMQGGVYVSLIDEAMALAMMTILGEGEGIATVSETTQFIKGVREGRINARAHVVRAGRKIIFAEGFAFADGKEDEVLARTTASFSRITPK, encoded by the coding sequence ATGACATATATCGAAGATCTTGAGAGTATAGGAAGGAAGGCGAATCCTTATTTCTGTCTTATGGGCATCGATCCAGTGACTTACGGCGACGGAAGAGCTGAACTTACGATGGAAATCCGCCCGGATATGCTCAACGGCGTGGGATGGATGCAGGGCGGAGTATACGTCTCTCTCATCGATGAGGCGATGGCCCTTGCAATGATGACTATACTCGGGGAAGGCGAGGGCATCGCAACCGTATCCGAGACTACACAGTTTATAAAAGGAGTCCGTGAAGGGCGTATCAATGCCAGGGCACATGTGGTTCGTGCAGGAAGAAAAATAATATTTGCAGAAGGTTTTGCATTTGCTGACGGAAAAGAGGATGAAGTTCTTGCAAGAACAACTGCCTCTTTCTCCCGCATAACCCCGAAATAA
- a CDS encoding DJ-1/PfpI family protein produces MKVLFVIAPLRYREEEFEVTARMLSEAGIEYDVASTKTGVCIGMMGGEQEAGLEISKAAEKDYDALILIGGLGARDFLWADDDLCRLTKEFGDSGKVIAAICHAPVIVARAGVLKGRQATVFESRASLKLLEDGGANYVNIPVVSDMNIITANHPVAAKQFAEAILEKLGC; encoded by the coding sequence ATGAAGGTTCTTTTTGTAATAGCCCCCCTGAGATATCGAGAGGAAGAGTTTGAAGTAACCGCAAGAATGCTCTCGGAAGCCGGAATAGAATATGACGTGGCGTCGACAAAGACCGGAGTATGTATAGGAATGATGGGAGGCGAACAGGAGGCCGGACTGGAGATATCAAAAGCAGCTGAAAAAGACTACGATGCACTTATATTAATCGGAGGCCTTGGCGCCAGGGATTTCCTCTGGGCCGACGATGACCTCTGCAGACTTACTAAAGAATTCGGGGATTCAGGCAAGGTCATCGCCGCGATATGTCATGCACCTGTAATTGTTGCGAGAGCGGGTGTATTAAAGGGCAGGCAGGCTACGGTCTTCGAGTCCCGGGCGTCCCTGAAACTCCTTGAAGACGGAGGTGCGAATTACGTGAACATACCAGTCGTATCCGACATGAATATAATAACGGCAAACCACCCTGTTGCAGCGAAACAGTTCGCAGAAGCCATCCTTGAAAAACTCGGCTGCTGA
- a CDS encoding dolichyl-phosphate beta-glucosyltransferase → MTKINEKDCSIIVPAYNEEKRIPSFLENLDGFEGRFIFVCDGTDDTATVIEKFAFENRQYNIKCLTYNHRLGKGGGILEGFRHLETAYCGFLDADGSASIKEMRKLFAALENSDCAIGSRWMPESDIKVGQGIGRKFQSRMFNLAVKILFGLSFKDTQCGAKAFRREAILSVMHQIESRGFEFDVEVLWRLRNSGFRIKEVPIAWEDRESSHVGGFDGAGMLANLVRLKRGKVPRKPE, encoded by the coding sequence ATGACTAAAATCAACGAAAAGGACTGCTCGATCATAGTTCCGGCCTACAACGAAGAGAAGAGAATTCCAAGCTTTCTCGAGAATCTGGACGGATTTGAGGGCAGGTTTATCTTCGTATGTGATGGAACAGACGATACAGCCACAGTCATTGAAAAGTTCGCTTTCGAAAACAGGCAGTATAATATTAAGTGTCTCACCTACAATCACAGGCTTGGAAAAGGTGGAGGAATTTTAGAAGGATTTAGACACTTGGAGACTGCATACTGCGGTTTTCTAGATGCGGACGGGTCAGCCTCTATAAAAGAAATGAGAAAGCTCTTCGCGGCCCTTGAGAACTCGGACTGTGCAATCGGATCAAGATGGATGCCAGAATCTGATATAAAAGTTGGACAGGGGATAGGCAGAAAGTTCCAGAGCCGCATGTTCAATCTTGCCGTCAAGATCCTCTTCGGACTTTCATTTAAGGATACGCAATGCGGGGCAAAAGCATTCAGGCGGGAAGCGATTCTCTCCGTCATGCACCAAATTGAATCAAGAGGATTTGAATTCGATGTCGAGGTTCTCTGGCGGCTCCGGAACTCGGGCTTCAGGATAAAAGAGGTCCCTATTGCGTGGGAAGACCGTGAGTCGTCACATGTGGGCGGCTTTGACGGTGCAGGGATGCTTGCAAACCTTGTAAGGCTTAAGAGAGGGAAAGTTCCACGTAAGCCCGAGTGA